A region of Ictidomys tridecemlineatus isolate mIctTri1 chromosome 4, mIctTri1.hap1, whole genome shotgun sequence DNA encodes the following proteins:
- the LOC101974955 gene encoding olfactory receptor 9I1 codes for MAENSTRVVEFILMGFQVHAELQLCLFFVFLAFYLITMGGNLGMIMLIQSDPRLQTPMYFFLSHLSFLDVCYSSVIVPQLLETLRTEKTVITYERCATQFFFFTFYGSTECFLLAVMAYDRYVAVCNPLLYATAMTPQTRLGLVAAAYAGAMVNAVVRTGCTFSISFCKSNQVDFFFCDLPPLLKLACSETRPREQVIYLFAFLVIILSVFVILVSYLFIIWAILKIQTVGGKARTFSTCTSHMMAVALFFGTLIFIYLKGNMGKSLWEDKIVSMFYTVIIPMLNPVIYSLRNKEVQEALKKVFKRFVRVSQAE; via the coding sequence ATGGCAGAGAACAGCACCAGGGTGGTGGAGTTTATTCTGATGGGGTTCCAGGTTCACGCAGAGCTGCAGTTATGCCTGTTCTTCGTGTTTCTGGCCTTTTATCTCATCACCATGGGGGGCAACCTGGGCATGATCATGCTGATTCAGAGTGACCCTCGGCTGCAGactcccatgtacttcttcctcagccaCCTGTCCTTCCTGGACGTCTGCTACTCTTCTGTTATTGTCCCTCAGTTGCTTGAGACCTTGAGGACTGAGAAGACGGTCATCACCTACGAGCGCTGTGCCACCCAGTTCTTCTTTTTTACGTTCTATGGTAGCACCGAGTGTTTCCTTTTGgctgtgatggcctatgaccgctacgTGGCTGTGTGTAATCCCCTCCTCTACGCCACGGCCATGACACCGCAGACCCGCCTGGGGCTGGTGGCTGCTGCATATGCTGGTGCCATGGTGAATGCCGTGGTCCGCACTGGGTGTaccttctccatctccttctgTAAATCCAATCAAGTGGACTTCTTCTTCTGCGACCTTCCACCGCTGCTGAAACTGGCCTGTAGTGAGACCAGGCCCCGGGAGCAGGTCATCTACCTCTTTGCTTTCCTGGTCATCATCTTGAGCGTTTTCGTGATTCTTGTATCCTACCTGTTCATCATTTGGGCCATTCTGAAGATTCAGACAGTGGGTGGTAAAGCCAGGACCTTCTCCACTTGTACTTCTCACATGATGGCGGTGGCTCTATTCTTTGGGACACTCatattcatttacctgaaaggTAACATGGGCAAGTCCCTCTGGGAAGACAAGATTGTGTCAATGTTTTACACTGTGATCATTCCCATGCTAAACCCCGTGATCTACAGCCTGAGAAACAAGGAAGTGCAGGAGGCTCTGAAGAAAGTCTTCAAAAGGTTTGTGAGGGTTTCCCAAGCCGAGTAA